A window from Triticum aestivum cultivar Chinese Spring chromosome 6D, IWGSC CS RefSeq v2.1, whole genome shotgun sequence encodes these proteins:
- the LOC123146010 gene encoding uncharacterized protein translates to MACACAVAAPSRATVSGPGAAPPPGRGSRVSCRRSARRRAGGRARVSRDTNGAEAEPGSKGPIPQDDSGYLLTLGLGSVGGAAAVKYGSVLLPDITRPNIVEALLMVSLPMAVAALILLKLSSTSTQD, encoded by the exons ATGGCGTGTGCGTGCGCGGTGGCCGCGCCATCCCGGGCCACCGTCTCCGGCCCCGGCGCAGCCCCGCCGCCGGGGCGCGGCTCCCGCGTGAGCTGCCGGCGCTCGGCGAGGAGACGCGCCGGCGGTCGCGCTCGCGTGTCCCGCGACACCAACGGCGCCGAGGCGGAGCCGGGCAGCAAGGGTCCAATCCCGCAG GATGACTCCGGCTACCTCCTGACGCTGGGGCTCGGGTccgtcggcggcgcggcggccgtgaAGTACGGCAGCGTGCTGCTCCCCGACATCACGCGGCCCAACATCGTGGAGGCGCTGCTCATGGTGTCCCTGCCCATGGCGGTCGCCgccctcatcttgctcaagctcaGCTCGACGTCCACACAGGACTAG